CGAGGACTTCGAGGCCGCGGTCCTTTCCGCCTGCGCGTCCATCGCCGACCAGCTGCAGGCGGATGCCGAGGGCGTGACCAAGCGCGTGCGCATCACCGTCTCCGGCACCACGACCGACGAGCAGGCGCTCAACGCCGCACGCACCCTGGGCCGCGACAACCTCTTCAAGTGCGCGATGTTCGGCTCCGACCCGAACTGGGGCCGCGTGCTCGCCGCCGTTGGCATGGCGGACGCGGACATGGACCCGGACAACATCTCGGTCTACTTCAACGACCACGCCGTCTGCCTGAAGTCGGGCGGGACCCCTGACGCCCGCGAGGTGGATCTCTCCGGCGCGGACATCGATGTCAAGGTCGACCTCGGCACCGGCGGTCCCGGCACCGCCTTCGTGCGCACCACCGATCTCTCCTACGCCTACGTCGAGATCAACTCCGCCTACTCCACCTAGGCCGCCAGCGTAGCGTCGACAAGCAAGAACTGCTTTCCGACGCTTCGCGAGAAACCATCACCTTCTATCCCCGCACAATCCCAAGGAATCCCCGATGACACTGGTCTTCGATGAACTCACGCCCCAGGAGCGGGCCACCGTGCTCGCCGAGGCGCTGCCGTGGCTGCAGCACTTCCGCGACAAGATCGTGGTGGTCAAGTACGGCGGAAACGCGATGGTTGACGAGGAGCTCAAGCAGGCCTTCGCGGCCGACATGGTCTTCCTTCGAACGGTGGGAGCCAAGCCGGTCGTCGTGCACGGCGGCGGTCCGCAGATCTCCAAGATGCTCTCGCGGCTGGGACTCGAAGGCCAGTTCCTCGGCGGCTTCCGCGTGACCACGCCCGAGGTCATGGACGTGGTGCGCATGGTGCTGTTCGGGCAGGTGGGGCGTGACCTCGTCGGGCTCATCAACACCCACGGTCCCTATGCGGTGGGCACCTCCGGTGAGGATGCGGGGCTGTTCCTCGCGGAGAAGCGCCTGGTGGATGTCGAGGGCGAGCTCACCGACATCGGGCTGGTGGGCGACATCGTGCACGTCGACGCCTCCAGCCTCATGGACATCATCGACGCCGGGCGAATCCCCGTGGTGAGCACGATCGCCCCGGACGCCGACGGCACCGTGTACAACATCAACGCCGACACAGCGGCGGGCGCGCTGGCCTCTGCCATCGGCGCGGAGCGGCTCGTCATCCTCACCAACGTCGAGGGCATGTACACCGACTGGCCCAACCGCGACTCGCTCGTCTCCCGCATCAACACGGCCGAGCTCACCGAGCTGCTGCCGAGGCTGGACTCGGGAATGATTCCTAAGATGGAGTCCTGCCTGCGCGCCGTCGAGTCGGGCGTGAAGGCGGCCCACGTCATCGACGGGCGCGTGGCCCACTCCGTCCTGCTGGAGCTGCTCACCTCGGGCGGCATCGGCACCATGGTCACCCCGGTGGATCAGACGGGGGAGACTTCTGAAGTAACTACGTACCGGAAAGGCGAGGACAAGTAATGGCAAACGTGGATCTCAACGCTAGCGCCAAGGAGCTGTGGCCGCAGGTGCTCATGAACACCTACGGCACCCCGCAGCTCGAGCTCGTCAGCGGCGACGGCGCGACCGTCACCGACTCCCAGGGCAATACCCACATCGACCTCCTGGCCGGCATCGCGGTCAACGCGCTCGGCCACCGCCACCCGGCGATCATCGAGGCCGTGACCGCGCAGATCTCCTCGCTCGGCCACGTCTCTAACCTGTTTGCCTCCAAGCCGGTAGTCACCGCCGCGGCGAAGATCATCGACCGCTTCTCCGGCGGCGACGCCGAGGTCGCCGACAAGACCCGCGTCTTCTTCTGCAACTCCGGCGCCGAGGCCAACGAGGCTGCCTTCAAGATCGCGCGCTTGACCGGCAAGCGCCGAATCCTCGCCGCCGAGCACGGCTTCCACGGGCGCACCATGGGCTCGCTCGCGATGACCGGCCAGCCCGACAAGCGCGCCGCCTTCGAGCCGATGCCCATGGGCGTGGAGTTCTACCCCTTCGGCGACATCGACTACCTGCGCAAGCAGGTGGCGATCAACCCGACCGACACCGCGGCGATCATCCTCGAGCCGATCCAGGGCGAGACGGGCGTCGTGCCCGCGCCCGAGGGCTTCCTCGCCGCCGTGCGCAAGCTCTGCGACGAGAACGACATCCTGTTCATCGTCGACGAGGTCCAGACCGGCATCGGCCGCACCGGCGACTTCTACGCCCACCAGCACGAGGGCGTGCGCCCGGACGTGGTGACGATGGCCAAAGGCCTAGGCGGCGGCCTGCCGATCGGCGCGACGCTCGCCTACGGCAAGGCGGCCGAGCTCATGACCCCGGGAAAGCACGGCACCACCTTCGGCGGCAACCCGGTCGCCTGCGCCGCGGCCAACGCCGTGCTTGACACCATCGACGACGAGTTCGTCGCCGAGGTCAAGGCGAAGGGGGAGCTCTTTGAAAAGTTGCTTGCCGACGTCCAAGGCGTGGAAAGCGTCCGCGGCAGGGGACTGATGCTCGGCGTCGTCCTCGACAAGCCGGTGGCCAAGGAGGCCGTCGCCCACGCCTTCGAATACGGCCTCATCCTCAACGCGCCGAGCGACAAGGTCCTGCGACTGACCCCGCCGCTGGTGATCTCCGGCGAGGAGATCCGTGAGGCCGTCGCCCGCATCGCGAAGCTGCTCGCGGCTGTTGCCTAAGAAATTGCCCTAGCTACAAGAATCCAAGGAGTCGAATTGAACATCCCCGTCAAGCCGGTTCGTCACTTCCTCTCGGACGACGACCTATCCCCGGCCGAGCAGGCCGAGGTGCTCGAGCTCGCGCTCGAGCTGAAGAAGGCGCCGTACTCGAAGAAGACCTTCGAGGGGCCGCAGTCCGTGGCCGTGCTCTTTGACAAGACCTCCACCCGCACCCGCTTCTCCTTCGACGCCGGCATCAACGCCCTGGGCGGCAACGCCATCGTCGCGGAGACCGGCAAGACCCAGATGGGCAAGGGCGAGACCTACCAGGACACGGGCGCAGTGCTCTCGCGCTTCGTCTCCGCGATCGTGTGGCGCACCTACGCCCATCAGAACTTCCTGGACATGGCGGAGACCGCCACCGTGCCGATCGTCAACGCCCTCTCCGACGACCTGCACCCGTGCCAGATCCTCGCCGACCTGCAGACCTGCGTCGAGCACCTGTGCCCGGAGCAGGGCCCCGCGGGCCTGAAGGGCAAGAAGGCGGTCTACCTGGGCGACGGTGACAACAACATGGCCAACTCCTACATGATCGGCTTCGCCACCGCGGGGATGGACATCGCGATCTGCGCGCCGGATGACTTCCAGCCGAAGTCCGAGTTCGTCGAGCGCGCCCAGAAGCGCGCCGCCGAGACCGGCGCGACCGTGTCCGTGGGCTCGGACCTCGCGCTCGTCGACGGCGCCGACGTGGTCATCACCGACACCTGGGTGTCGATGGGCATGGAGAACGACGGCATCGACCGCCGCACCCCGTTCCTGCCGTACCAGGTCAACGACGCCGTCATGGCGCGCGCCACCGAGGGCGCCATCTTCCTGCACTGCCTTCCGGCCTACCGCGACAGCGAGGTGACCGCGTCCGTCATCGACGGCCCGCAGTCCGTCGTCTTCGACGAGGCCGAGAACCGCCTGCATGCCCAAAAGGCGCTGCTCGTGTGGCTCATGGAGCACCAGCCGGAGGCCTAGCCCGTCGCTCCCCGCGGCCGGAATAAAATTAGGTAGACTAATTTATGTTGCATATTTCGGCCGCCCCGCGGGCGGGCCTCGCGCACAGGTCGGCGCCAACGGCGCACGGCGATTCCGGTTCAGAGAAAAGATGTCAATAGAGGAAAGTATTCATGAGTACCAGCCCGATTACGCGCACGGTTCGCCAGGCCCTGATCCTGGACCTGCTGGAGCATAATCAGGTTTTCAGCCAGATGCAGCTGTCTGACCTGCTCAAGGACAAGGGAGTTGACATCACCCAGGGCACGCTCTCGCGCGACCTCGACGAGCTGGGGGCGAAGAAGGTGCGCCCGGACGGAGGCCGTGCCTACTACGCCGTGGGCCCCGTCGACGACGCCACCGTCAACGCAGGAGTGGGCACGCGCGAGAAGCTGCGCAAGATGCTCGACGATCTGCTGGTCTCTACGGATCACTCGGGCAACATCGCGGTGTTGCGCACCCCGCCGGGTGCGGCGCCCTTCCTCGCCAGCTTCATCGACCGCGTCGGCATGGACGAGGTCGTGGGCACCATCGCGGGCGACGATACCGTCTTCGTCCTCGCCAGGGATCCGCTCTCCGGCAAGGAACTGGCCGAGCTCTTGAGCCAGCGCAAGGTCGGCTAAGGGGCAAGGTCCCGAACTAGGGGAGTCGGTCGAGTCTAGGCCCTATCCCAACTGCTAAAAATAAATAAGAATTCCGCGTGTGTGAGGCGATGAGCCGAAGGTTTTTCGTCGGCAAGCAAGAAACCGCACGCGGTACTACGTACCTGTGGAAAACAAGGAGAAAAGATGACTAATCGCGTCGTGCTCGCTTACTCTGGCGGCCTCGATACCTCTGTGGCGATTCCGTACCTGGCCAAGATGACCGGCGGCGAGGTTGTCGCCGTGTCCCTCGACCTGGGCCAGGGCGGCGAGGACATGGAGTCCGTCCGCCAGCGCGCGCTCGCGTGTGGTGCGGTGGAGGCCGTCGTCGTCGACGCCAAGGACGAGTTCGCCGAGAACTACTGCCTGCCCACCATCAAGGCCAACGGCATGTACATGAAGCAGTACCCGCTTCTGTCCGCCATTTCCCGCCCGCTGATCGTCAAGCACCTCGTCGAGGCCGCCAAGGAGTTCGGCGGCACCCACGTCTCCCACGGCTGCACCGGCAAGGGCAACGACCAGGTCCGCTTCGAGGTCGGCTTCCGCTCTCTCGCCCCCGAGCTCGAGATCATCGCCCCGGCCCGCGACTACGCCTGGACCCGTGACAAGGCCATCGCCTTCGCCGAGGAGATCAACCTGCCGATCGAGCAGTCCAAGAAGTCCCCGTTCTCCATCGACCAGAACGTCTGGGGCCGTGCCATCGAGACCGGCTTCCTCGAGGATCTGTGGAACCCGCCGACGAAGGACCTCTACTCCTACACCGAGGAGCCGAACCTGGGCAATGCCCCCGACGAGGTCATCATCTCCTTCGAGAAGGGCGTTCCGGTCGCCATCGACGGCCGCAAGGTGAGCGTCCTGGAGGCCATCGAGGAGATGAACCGCCGCGCAGGTGCGCAGGGCGTGGGCCGCCTCGACATGGTCGAGGACCGCCTGGTGGGCATCAAGTCCCGCGAGGTCTACGAGGCACCGGGCGCCATCGCGCTCATCACCGCCCACGAGGCACTCGAGGACGTCACCGTCGAGCGCGAGCTCGCTCGCTACAAGCGCCTCATCGACGCCCGCTGGTCCGAGGAGGTCTACGACGGCCTCTGGTACGGCCCGCTCAAGCGCTCCCTGGACGCCTTCATCGAGTCCACCCAGGAGCACGTCACCGGCGACATCCGCATGGTCATGCACGCCGGCTCCTGCGTGGTCAACGGCCGCCGCTCCAGCCACTCGCTGTACGACTTCAACCTGGCCACCTACGACACCG
This is a stretch of genomic DNA from Corynebacterium vitaeruminis DSM 20294. It encodes these proteins:
- a CDS encoding acetylornithine transaminase encodes the protein MANVDLNASAKELWPQVLMNTYGTPQLELVSGDGATVTDSQGNTHIDLLAGIAVNALGHRHPAIIEAVTAQISSLGHVSNLFASKPVVTAAAKIIDRFSGGDAEVADKTRVFFCNSGAEANEAAFKIARLTGKRRILAAEHGFHGRTMGSLAMTGQPDKRAAFEPMPMGVEFYPFGDIDYLRKQVAINPTDTAAIILEPIQGETGVVPAPEGFLAAVRKLCDENDILFIVDEVQTGIGRTGDFYAHQHEGVRPDVVTMAKGLGGGLPIGATLAYGKAAELMTPGKHGTTFGGNPVACAAANAVLDTIDDEFVAEVKAKGELFEKLLADVQGVESVRGRGLMLGVVLDKPVAKEAVAHAFEYGLILNAPSDKVLRLTPPLVISGEEIREAVARIAKLLAAVA
- a CDS encoding argininosuccinate synthase; amino-acid sequence: MTNRVVLAYSGGLDTSVAIPYLAKMTGGEVVAVSLDLGQGGEDMESVRQRALACGAVEAVVVDAKDEFAENYCLPTIKANGMYMKQYPLLSAISRPLIVKHLVEAAKEFGGTHVSHGCTGKGNDQVRFEVGFRSLAPELEIIAPARDYAWTRDKAIAFAEEINLPIEQSKKSPFSIDQNVWGRAIETGFLEDLWNPPTKDLYSYTEEPNLGNAPDEVIISFEKGVPVAIDGRKVSVLEAIEEMNRRAGAQGVGRLDMVEDRLVGIKSREVYEAPGAIALITAHEALEDVTVERELARYKRLIDARWSEEVYDGLWYGPLKRSLDAFIESTQEHVTGDIRMVMHAGSCVVNGRRSSHSLYDFNLATYDTGDTFDQTLAKGFVELHGLSSKIANRRDREA
- a CDS encoding arginine repressor, producing MSTSPITRTVRQALILDLLEHNQVFSQMQLSDLLKDKGVDITQGTLSRDLDELGAKKVRPDGGRAYYAVGPVDDATVNAGVGTREKLRKMLDDLLVSTDHSGNIAVLRTPPGAAPFLASFIDRVGMDEVVGTIAGDDTVFVLARDPLSGKELAELLSQRKVG
- the argF gene encoding ornithine carbamoyltransferase — protein: MPVKPVRHFLSDDDLSPAEQAEVLELALELKKAPYSKKTFEGPQSVAVLFDKTSTRTRFSFDAGINALGGNAIVAETGKTQMGKGETYQDTGAVLSRFVSAIVWRTYAHQNFLDMAETATVPIVNALSDDLHPCQILADLQTCVEHLCPEQGPAGLKGKKAVYLGDGDNNMANSYMIGFATAGMDIAICAPDDFQPKSEFVERAQKRAAETGATVSVGSDLALVDGADVVITDTWVSMGMENDGIDRRTPFLPYQVNDAVMARATEGAIFLHCLPAYRDSEVTASVIDGPQSVVFDEAENRLHAQKALLVWLMEHQPEA
- the argB gene encoding acetylglutamate kinase, which translates into the protein MTLVFDELTPQERATVLAEALPWLQHFRDKIVVVKYGGNAMVDEELKQAFAADMVFLRTVGAKPVVVHGGGPQISKMLSRLGLEGQFLGGFRVTTPEVMDVVRMVLFGQVGRDLVGLINTHGPYAVGTSGEDAGLFLAEKRLVDVEGELTDIGLVGDIVHVDASSLMDIIDAGRIPVVSTIAPDADGTVYNINADTAAGALASAIGAERLVILTNVEGMYTDWPNRDSLVSRINTAELTELLPRLDSGMIPKMESCLRAVESGVKAAHVIDGRVAHSVLLELLTSGGIGTMVTPVDQTGETSEVTTYRKGEDK